The DNA region ACTCTCTAGCCGATCTGGAGGCAAGACTGATGGACTGGTTCTGCTTTCGCGTAGGATTGCTAAAGTGTTGCGTTGGCTGCAGGTATGTCACAGGCTGAAATTGGGGTTGCCGTTGTGGGCACGGGATTTGGTCAGAAGGTTCATATTCCGGCGTTTCAAGCTCATCACCGGACACGAATTGTAGCGGTTTATCATCGAGATCTAGCCAAAGCGCAGGCGATCGCTGAGGCGCACTCCATCCCGTATGCCTGCCAAACCGTAGAAGCAATTGTCGCTTTGCCGGACGTGCAGGGAGTTAGCATTGCCACGCCTCCGTTTTTGCATTACCCGATGGCGAAAACGGTATTGCAAGCTGGCAAACATTTGCTGCTGGAAAAACCCACTACTCTCAACGTGCGTGAGGCCCAGGAATTACACCAACTGGCTACAGCTAAAGGACTGATTACGACGATGAATTTTGAGTTTCGCTGTATTCCAGCCTGGATGCGCTTGGCGGAACTGCTGGCTGACGGTTATGTGGGTCAAAAGCGATTGATCAAGGTTGACTGGTTGGTTTCCAGTCGGGCGGATGCCTCCCGTCCCTGGAACTGGTACGCCCAAAAGTCGCAGGGTGGGGGTGCCTTGGGGGCGAT from Leptodesmis sichuanensis A121 includes:
- a CDS encoding Gfo/Idh/MocA family protein; the encoded protein is MSQAEIGVAVVGTGFGQKVHIPAFQAHHRTRIVAVYHRDLAKAQAIAEAHSIPYACQTVEAIVALPDVQGVSIATPPFLHYPMAKTVLQAGKHLLLEKPTTLNVREAQELHQLATAKGLITTMNFEFRCIPAWMRLAELLADGYVGQKRLIKVDWLVSSRADASRPWNWYAQKSQGGGALGAIGSHAFDYLDWLFGPAKRLSAQLSVSIPMRPDPMSGGQLRPVDADDTCLIMMELADGTPVQISLSAATYQGRGHWVEVYGDRGTLVLGSSNQKDYVHGFQLWGSQQGEPLAELEIPERLAFPRTWEDGRIAPFVRIVNRWVQGIDQGQTPVPSLQEGVYSQLLMDLCHQSDLTGTWVEVPSGS